One window of Podarcis raffonei isolate rPodRaf1 chromosome 15, rPodRaf1.pri, whole genome shotgun sequence genomic DNA carries:
- the POU2AF1 gene encoding POU domain class 2-associating factor 1, protein MRVKGSAPEQPPPPTRPYQGVRVKEPVKELLKRKRGSVQNANVATAGAATTVFFPHQPVPSYSPTGQVCTDSDFVTSALPVMDDGSLYSGWLTQPSPASLQPLTQWTTYPDYVSHEAVSCPYSADMYVQPMCPSYTLVGTSSVLTYASQPLITNFAARPTSTPAVVPHLDVMDQQAPLSYFPWTQPISTLPAPSLQYQPASTTLPAPQFLPLPVSIPDPVPEELEDSRKEMGPLTIEKLLLQDENNSTYDLSNSLPVEGL, encoded by the exons ATGAGGGTGAAAG GTTCTGCACCcgagcagcccccacccccaacccgcCCCTATCAAGGCGTCCGTGTCAAAGAGCCCGTAAAGGAACTCCTAAAGCGAAAGCGTGGCAGTGTTCAGAATGCAAACGTGGCCACAGCTGGGGCAGCGACGACG GTATTTTTTCCCCATCAGCCTGTCCCTTCCTATTCACCCACTG GCCAAGTCTGCACAGATTCGGATTTTGTCACTTCTGCACTGCCAGTGATGGATGATGGGTCGCTGTATTCCGGTTGGTTAACACAACCTTCTCCAGCCTCTCTGCAGCCTTTGACCCAGTGGACCACCTACCCAGATTATGTCTCACATGAAGCTGTCAGCTGTCCTTATTCAGCGGACATGTATGTCCAGCCCATGTGCCCAAGTTACACACTCGTCGGAACGTCTTCGGTGCTCACTTATGCATCTCAGCCACTGATCACAAACTTTGCG GCAAGACCCACTTCCACACCAGCTGTTGTGCCTCACTTGGATGTCATGGACCAGCAAGCTCCTCTGAGCTACTTCCCATGGACTCAGCCTATTTCAACATTACCAGCGCCGTCCCTGCAGTACCAACCGGCTTCAACCACCCTCCCTGCACCCCAGTTTCTGCCTCTTCCCGTTTCAATCCCAGATCCGGTCCCCGAGGAGCTGGAGGACTCAAGGAAGGAAATGGGCCCCCTGACCATCGAGAAGCTTCTTCTGCAGGATGAAAACAACAGCACATACGATCTGAGCAACAGCCTCCCAGTCGAAGGTCTTTAA